From Carassius gibelio isolate Cgi1373 ecotype wild population from Czech Republic chromosome B21, carGib1.2-hapl.c, whole genome shotgun sequence, the proteins below share one genomic window:
- the brd3a gene encoding bromodomain-containing protein 3a isoform X4 yields MSTVSSANPEAPAVTNPPPPEVTNPTKPGRKTNQLQYMQNVVVKTLWKHQFAWPFYQPVDAIKLGLPDYHTIIKNPMDMGTIKKRLENVYYWSASECMQDFNTMFTNCYIYNKPTDDIVLMAQALEKIFLQKVALMPQEEVELLPPAPKGKGRKPAGPGQQDGAVSSGSPTSVFPGATSPSSQTAVVSPAPVPTITPSLPALQNTTTAAVIPGMPPSQPTIKKKGVKRKADTTTPTTSAITASRSQSPTPLLESKQGKVASRRESTGRPIKPPKKDFEDGELGIQGSKKGRLSEQLKYCEVILKEMLSKKHAAYAWPFYKPVDAEALELHDYHEIIKHPMDLSTVKKKIDSREYQDAQCFATDVRLMFSNCYKYNPPDHEVVAMARKLQDVFEMRFAKMPDEPVEVAGAGGVGGAGVVSKSTVSSESSGDSSTSDSSDSEEERATRLAELQEQVGAEQLKAVHEQLAALSQAPVSKPKKKKEKKEKDKKKNENKHNQSKPEEKGKPGQPPKPAQQKKGPARKVNSTVPSNRQPKKGGRGPGYESDEEMSLPMTYDEKRQLSLDINRLPGEKLGRVVHIIQSREPSLRDSNPDEIEIDFETLKPSTLRELERYVKSCLQKKQRKPPQKGGSGPSRLSGSSSSSDSGSSTSSGSTSDSSDSD; encoded by the exons ATGTCAACGGTCTCTTCAGCAAACCCAGAAGCTCCTGCTGTCACAAACCCTCCTCCCCCTGAGGTGACCAACCCTACCAAACCTGGTCGCAAGACTAACCAGCTGCAGTACATGCAAAATGTAGTTGTCAAGACACTGTGGAAGCACCAGTTTGCATGGCCTTTCTACCAGCCTGTTGATGCCATTAAACTTGGTCTTCCG GACTATCACACAATCATAAAGAATCCTATGGACATGggcaccatcaagaaaagactgGAGAATGTGTACTACTGGAGTGCAAGCGAGTGTATGCAGGATTTCAACACTATGTTCACAAACTGTTATATTTACAACAAG CCTACAGATGACATTGTGTTGATGGCACAAGCGTTAGAGAAGATCTTCCTTCAGAAGGTGGCCCTGATGCCTCAGGAGGAGGTTGAGCTTCTTCCTCCTGCCCCGAAGGGCAAAGGCCGCAAACCAGCAGGGCCTG GTCAGCAGGATGGGGCAGTCTCTTCTGGCTCACCCACTTCTGTTTTCCCTGGTGCCACCTCTCCGAGTTCACAGACAGCAGTCGTATCTCCAGCTCCAGTGCCCACCATCACTCCTAGCTTACCAGCTTTACAGAATACAACCACTGCCGCCGTGATACCTGGCATGCCTCCTTCTCAACCCACGATCAAA AAGAAGGGGGTAAAGAGGAAAGCAGACACAACCACCCCTACTACCTCTGCCATCACCGCCAGCAGGAGCCAGTCGCCCACCCCTCTTTTAGAGAGCAAACAGGGCAAGGTGGCATCCAGGCGAGAGAGCACCGGTCGCCCCATCAAACCCCCTAAAAAAGATTTTGAGGATGGAGAACTAGGCATACAAGGAAGCAAAAAGGGCAGGCTTTCAGAGCAGCTCAAGTACTGCGAGGTCATCCTTAAAGAAATGCTTTCAAAAAAGCATGCTGCATATGCCTGGCCTTTTTACAAGCCTGTTGATGCAGAGGCTCTCGAGCTACATGACTACCATGAAATAATCAAACACCCCATGGACTTGAGCACAGTGAAG aAAAAAATAGACAGTCGAGAGTACCAAGATGCACAGTGTTTTGCTACAGATGTCAGATTAATGTTCTCAAATTGTTACAAGTATAACCCACCTGATCATGAGGTGGTTGCTATGGCCAGAAAGTTGCAG gaTGTGTTTGAAATGCGTTTTGCAAAAATGCCTGATGAGCCGGTGGAGGTGGCCGGGGCGGGCGGTGTAGGCGGGGCCGGTGTGGTCAGTAAGAGTACTGTCAGCAGTGAGAGCAGTGGCGACTCCTCCACCTCTGACAGCTCCGACTCTGAGGAGGAGAGGGCCACCCGGCTCGCTGAGCTGCAGGAACAGGTGGGTGCGGAACAG CTGAAAGCCGTCCATGAACAGTTAGCTGCTCTTTCTCAGGCCCCCGTAAGTAAaccaaagaaaaagaaagagaagaaagaaaaagacaagaaaaagaatgaaaacaaacacaaccaATCCAAACCAGAGGAGAAAGGCAAGCCAGGACAGCCACCGAAACCAGCCCAGCAGAAAAAGGGTCCTGCCAGAAAGGTTAACAGCACTGTACCAAGCAACag GCAACCAAAGAAGGGTGGCAGAGGGCCAGGCTACGAGTCTGATGAAGAGATGTCGCTCCCCATGACGTACGATGAAAAACGGCAACTGAGCCTCGACATCAACCGGCTGCCTGGAGAGAAGTTGGGCAGGGTGGTCCACATCATTCAGTCCAGAGAACCTTCGCTGCGGGATTCCAACCCTGACGAAATCGAAATAGATTTTGAGACGCTCAAACCTTCCACTTTGCGTGAGCTGGAGCGATATGTCAAGTCGTGTTTACagaagaaacagaggaaacctccAC AGAAAGGAGGCTCAGGCCCGTCTCGACTCAGCGGCAGCAGCAGTTCCTCAGACTCGGGCAGCAGCACCTCCAGTGGTTCCACTTCAGACAGCAGTGACTCTGACTGa
- the brd3a gene encoding bromodomain-containing protein 3a isoform X2 produces MSTVSSANPEAPAVTNPPPPEVTNPTKPGRKTNQLQYMQNVVVKTLWKHQFAWPFYQPVDAIKLGLPDYHTIIKNPMDMGTIKKRLENVYYWSASECMQDFNTMFTNCYIYNKPTDDIVLMAQALEKIFLQKVALMPQEEVELLPPAPKGKGRKPAGPGQQDGAVSSGSPTSVFPGATSPSSQTAVVSPAPVPTITPSLPALQNTTTAAVIPGMPPSQPTIKKGVKRKADTTTPTTSAITASRSQSPTPLLESKQGKVASRRESTGRPIKPPKKDFEDGELGIQGSKKGRLSEQLKYCEVILKEMLSKKHAAYAWPFYKPVDAEALELHDYHEIIKHPMDLSTVKKKIDSREYQDAQCFATDVRLMFSNCYKYNPPDHEVVAMARKLQDVFEMRFAKMPDEPVEVAGAGGVGGAGVVSKSTVSSESSGDSSTSDSSDSEEERATRLAELQEQVGAEQCISLEHPIGSRQGIKNGCTKNNQLKAVHEQLAALSQAPVSKPKKKKEKKEKDKKKNENKHNQSKPEEKGKPGQPPKPAQQKKGPARKVNSTVPSNRQPKKGGRGPGYESDEEMSLPMTYDEKRQLSLDINRLPGEKLGRVVHIIQSREPSLRDSNPDEIEIDFETLKPSTLRELERYVKSCLQKKQRKPPQKGGSGPSRLSGSSSSSDSGSSTSSGSTSDSSDSD; encoded by the exons ATGTCAACGGTCTCTTCAGCAAACCCAGAAGCTCCTGCTGTCACAAACCCTCCTCCCCCTGAGGTGACCAACCCTACCAAACCTGGTCGCAAGACTAACCAGCTGCAGTACATGCAAAATGTAGTTGTCAAGACACTGTGGAAGCACCAGTTTGCATGGCCTTTCTACCAGCCTGTTGATGCCATTAAACTTGGTCTTCCG GACTATCACACAATCATAAAGAATCCTATGGACATGggcaccatcaagaaaagactgGAGAATGTGTACTACTGGAGTGCAAGCGAGTGTATGCAGGATTTCAACACTATGTTCACAAACTGTTATATTTACAACAAG CCTACAGATGACATTGTGTTGATGGCACAAGCGTTAGAGAAGATCTTCCTTCAGAAGGTGGCCCTGATGCCTCAGGAGGAGGTTGAGCTTCTTCCTCCTGCCCCGAAGGGCAAAGGCCGCAAACCAGCAGGGCCTG GTCAGCAGGATGGGGCAGTCTCTTCTGGCTCACCCACTTCTGTTTTCCCTGGTGCCACCTCTCCGAGTTCACAGACAGCAGTCGTATCTCCAGCTCCAGTGCCCACCATCACTCCTAGCTTACCAGCTTTACAGAATACAACCACTGCCGCCGTGATACCTGGCATGCCTCCTTCTCAACCCACGATCAAA AAGGGGGTAAAGAGGAAAGCAGACACAACCACCCCTACTACCTCTGCCATCACCGCCAGCAGGAGCCAGTCGCCCACCCCTCTTTTAGAGAGCAAACAGGGCAAGGTGGCATCCAGGCGAGAGAGCACCGGTCGCCCCATCAAACCCCCTAAAAAAGATTTTGAGGATGGAGAACTAGGCATACAAGGAAGCAAAAAGGGCAGGCTTTCAGAGCAGCTCAAGTACTGCGAGGTCATCCTTAAAGAAATGCTTTCAAAAAAGCATGCTGCATATGCCTGGCCTTTTTACAAGCCTGTTGATGCAGAGGCTCTCGAGCTACATGACTACCATGAAATAATCAAACACCCCATGGACTTGAGCACAGTGAAG aAAAAAATAGACAGTCGAGAGTACCAAGATGCACAGTGTTTTGCTACAGATGTCAGATTAATGTTCTCAAATTGTTACAAGTATAACCCACCTGATCATGAGGTGGTTGCTATGGCCAGAAAGTTGCAG gaTGTGTTTGAAATGCGTTTTGCAAAAATGCCTGATGAGCCGGTGGAGGTGGCCGGGGCGGGCGGTGTAGGCGGGGCCGGTGTGGTCAGTAAGAGTACTGTCAGCAGTGAGAGCAGTGGCGACTCCTCCACCTCTGACAGCTCCGACTCTGAGGAGGAGAGGGCCACCCGGCTCGCTGAGCTGCAGGAACAGGTGGGTGCGGAACAG TGTATCTCTTTGGAGCACCCCATTGGTAGCAGACAGGGGATAAAAAACGGGTGCACCAAGAATAATCAG CTGAAAGCCGTCCATGAACAGTTAGCTGCTCTTTCTCAGGCCCCCGTAAGTAAaccaaagaaaaagaaagagaagaaagaaaaagacaagaaaaagaatgaaaacaaacacaaccaATCCAAACCAGAGGAGAAAGGCAAGCCAGGACAGCCACCGAAACCAGCCCAGCAGAAAAAGGGTCCTGCCAGAAAGGTTAACAGCACTGTACCAAGCAACag GCAACCAAAGAAGGGTGGCAGAGGGCCAGGCTACGAGTCTGATGAAGAGATGTCGCTCCCCATGACGTACGATGAAAAACGGCAACTGAGCCTCGACATCAACCGGCTGCCTGGAGAGAAGTTGGGCAGGGTGGTCCACATCATTCAGTCCAGAGAACCTTCGCTGCGGGATTCCAACCCTGACGAAATCGAAATAGATTTTGAGACGCTCAAACCTTCCACTTTGCGTGAGCTGGAGCGATATGTCAAGTCGTGTTTACagaagaaacagaggaaacctccAC AGAAAGGAGGCTCAGGCCCGTCTCGACTCAGCGGCAGCAGCAGTTCCTCAGACTCGGGCAGCAGCACCTCCAGTGGTTCCACTTCAGACAGCAGTGACTCTGACTGa
- the brd3a gene encoding bromodomain-containing protein 3a isoform X5 has protein sequence MSTVSSANPEAPAVTNPPPPEVTNPTKPGRKTNQLQYMQNVVVKTLWKHQFAWPFYQPVDAIKLGLPDYHTIIKNPMDMGTIKKRLENVYYWSASECMQDFNTMFTNCYIYNKPTDDIVLMAQALEKIFLQKVALMPQEEVELLPPAPKGKGRKPAGPGQQDGAVSSGSPTSVFPGATSPSSQTAVVSPAPVPTITPSLPALQNTTTAAVIPGMPPSQPTIKKKGVKRKADTTTPTTSAITASRSQSPTPLLESKQGKVASRRESTGRPIKPPKKDFEDGELGIQGSKKGRLSEQLKYCEVILKEMLSKKHAAYAWPFYKPVDAEALELHDYHEIIKHPMDLSTVKKKIDSREYQDAQCFATDVRLMFSNCYKYNPPDHEVVAMARKLQDVFEMRFAKMPDEPVEVAGAGGVGGAGVVSKSTVSSESSGDSSTSDSSDSEEERATRLAELQEQLKAVHEQLAALSQAPVSKPKKKKEKKEKDKKKNENKHNQSKPEEKGKPGQPPKPAQQKKGPARKVNSTVPSNRQPKKGGRGPGYESDEEMSLPMTYDEKRQLSLDINRLPGEKLGRVVHIIQSREPSLRDSNPDEIEIDFETLKPSTLRELERYVKSCLQKKQRKPPQKGGSGPSRLSGSSSSSDSGSSTSSGSTSDSSDSD, from the exons ATGTCAACGGTCTCTTCAGCAAACCCAGAAGCTCCTGCTGTCACAAACCCTCCTCCCCCTGAGGTGACCAACCCTACCAAACCTGGTCGCAAGACTAACCAGCTGCAGTACATGCAAAATGTAGTTGTCAAGACACTGTGGAAGCACCAGTTTGCATGGCCTTTCTACCAGCCTGTTGATGCCATTAAACTTGGTCTTCCG GACTATCACACAATCATAAAGAATCCTATGGACATGggcaccatcaagaaaagactgGAGAATGTGTACTACTGGAGTGCAAGCGAGTGTATGCAGGATTTCAACACTATGTTCACAAACTGTTATATTTACAACAAG CCTACAGATGACATTGTGTTGATGGCACAAGCGTTAGAGAAGATCTTCCTTCAGAAGGTGGCCCTGATGCCTCAGGAGGAGGTTGAGCTTCTTCCTCCTGCCCCGAAGGGCAAAGGCCGCAAACCAGCAGGGCCTG GTCAGCAGGATGGGGCAGTCTCTTCTGGCTCACCCACTTCTGTTTTCCCTGGTGCCACCTCTCCGAGTTCACAGACAGCAGTCGTATCTCCAGCTCCAGTGCCCACCATCACTCCTAGCTTACCAGCTTTACAGAATACAACCACTGCCGCCGTGATACCTGGCATGCCTCCTTCTCAACCCACGATCAAA AAGAAGGGGGTAAAGAGGAAAGCAGACACAACCACCCCTACTACCTCTGCCATCACCGCCAGCAGGAGCCAGTCGCCCACCCCTCTTTTAGAGAGCAAACAGGGCAAGGTGGCATCCAGGCGAGAGAGCACCGGTCGCCCCATCAAACCCCCTAAAAAAGATTTTGAGGATGGAGAACTAGGCATACAAGGAAGCAAAAAGGGCAGGCTTTCAGAGCAGCTCAAGTACTGCGAGGTCATCCTTAAAGAAATGCTTTCAAAAAAGCATGCTGCATATGCCTGGCCTTTTTACAAGCCTGTTGATGCAGAGGCTCTCGAGCTACATGACTACCATGAAATAATCAAACACCCCATGGACTTGAGCACAGTGAAG aAAAAAATAGACAGTCGAGAGTACCAAGATGCACAGTGTTTTGCTACAGATGTCAGATTAATGTTCTCAAATTGTTACAAGTATAACCCACCTGATCATGAGGTGGTTGCTATGGCCAGAAAGTTGCAG gaTGTGTTTGAAATGCGTTTTGCAAAAATGCCTGATGAGCCGGTGGAGGTGGCCGGGGCGGGCGGTGTAGGCGGGGCCGGTGTGGTCAGTAAGAGTACTGTCAGCAGTGAGAGCAGTGGCGACTCCTCCACCTCTGACAGCTCCGACTCTGAGGAGGAGAGGGCCACCCGGCTCGCTGAGCTGCAGGAACAG CTGAAAGCCGTCCATGAACAGTTAGCTGCTCTTTCTCAGGCCCCCGTAAGTAAaccaaagaaaaagaaagagaagaaagaaaaagacaagaaaaagaatgaaaacaaacacaaccaATCCAAACCAGAGGAGAAAGGCAAGCCAGGACAGCCACCGAAACCAGCCCAGCAGAAAAAGGGTCCTGCCAGAAAGGTTAACAGCACTGTACCAAGCAACag GCAACCAAAGAAGGGTGGCAGAGGGCCAGGCTACGAGTCTGATGAAGAGATGTCGCTCCCCATGACGTACGATGAAAAACGGCAACTGAGCCTCGACATCAACCGGCTGCCTGGAGAGAAGTTGGGCAGGGTGGTCCACATCATTCAGTCCAGAGAACCTTCGCTGCGGGATTCCAACCCTGACGAAATCGAAATAGATTTTGAGACGCTCAAACCTTCCACTTTGCGTGAGCTGGAGCGATATGTCAAGTCGTGTTTACagaagaaacagaggaaacctccAC AGAAAGGAGGCTCAGGCCCGTCTCGACTCAGCGGCAGCAGCAGTTCCTCAGACTCGGGCAGCAGCACCTCCAGTGGTTCCACTTCAGACAGCAGTGACTCTGACTGa
- the brd3a gene encoding bromodomain-containing protein 3a isoform X1 — translation MSTVSSANPEAPAVTNPPPPEVTNPTKPGRKTNQLQYMQNVVVKTLWKHQFAWPFYQPVDAIKLGLPDYHTIIKNPMDMGTIKKRLENVYYWSASECMQDFNTMFTNCYIYNKPTDDIVLMAQALEKIFLQKVALMPQEEVELLPPAPKGKGRKPAGPGQQDGAVSSGSPTSVFPGATSPSSQTAVVSPAPVPTITPSLPALQNTTTAAVIPGMPPSQPTIKKKGVKRKADTTTPTTSAITASRSQSPTPLLESKQGKVASRRESTGRPIKPPKKDFEDGELGIQGSKKGRLSEQLKYCEVILKEMLSKKHAAYAWPFYKPVDAEALELHDYHEIIKHPMDLSTVKKKIDSREYQDAQCFATDVRLMFSNCYKYNPPDHEVVAMARKLQDVFEMRFAKMPDEPVEVAGAGGVGGAGVVSKSTVSSESSGDSSTSDSSDSEEERATRLAELQEQVGAEQCISLEHPIGSRQGIKNGCTKNNQLKAVHEQLAALSQAPVSKPKKKKEKKEKDKKKNENKHNQSKPEEKGKPGQPPKPAQQKKGPARKVNSTVPSNRQPKKGGRGPGYESDEEMSLPMTYDEKRQLSLDINRLPGEKLGRVVHIIQSREPSLRDSNPDEIEIDFETLKPSTLRELERYVKSCLQKKQRKPPQKGGSGPSRLSGSSSSSDSGSSTSSGSTSDSSDSD, via the exons ATGTCAACGGTCTCTTCAGCAAACCCAGAAGCTCCTGCTGTCACAAACCCTCCTCCCCCTGAGGTGACCAACCCTACCAAACCTGGTCGCAAGACTAACCAGCTGCAGTACATGCAAAATGTAGTTGTCAAGACACTGTGGAAGCACCAGTTTGCATGGCCTTTCTACCAGCCTGTTGATGCCATTAAACTTGGTCTTCCG GACTATCACACAATCATAAAGAATCCTATGGACATGggcaccatcaagaaaagactgGAGAATGTGTACTACTGGAGTGCAAGCGAGTGTATGCAGGATTTCAACACTATGTTCACAAACTGTTATATTTACAACAAG CCTACAGATGACATTGTGTTGATGGCACAAGCGTTAGAGAAGATCTTCCTTCAGAAGGTGGCCCTGATGCCTCAGGAGGAGGTTGAGCTTCTTCCTCCTGCCCCGAAGGGCAAAGGCCGCAAACCAGCAGGGCCTG GTCAGCAGGATGGGGCAGTCTCTTCTGGCTCACCCACTTCTGTTTTCCCTGGTGCCACCTCTCCGAGTTCACAGACAGCAGTCGTATCTCCAGCTCCAGTGCCCACCATCACTCCTAGCTTACCAGCTTTACAGAATACAACCACTGCCGCCGTGATACCTGGCATGCCTCCTTCTCAACCCACGATCAAA AAGAAGGGGGTAAAGAGGAAAGCAGACACAACCACCCCTACTACCTCTGCCATCACCGCCAGCAGGAGCCAGTCGCCCACCCCTCTTTTAGAGAGCAAACAGGGCAAGGTGGCATCCAGGCGAGAGAGCACCGGTCGCCCCATCAAACCCCCTAAAAAAGATTTTGAGGATGGAGAACTAGGCATACAAGGAAGCAAAAAGGGCAGGCTTTCAGAGCAGCTCAAGTACTGCGAGGTCATCCTTAAAGAAATGCTTTCAAAAAAGCATGCTGCATATGCCTGGCCTTTTTACAAGCCTGTTGATGCAGAGGCTCTCGAGCTACATGACTACCATGAAATAATCAAACACCCCATGGACTTGAGCACAGTGAAG aAAAAAATAGACAGTCGAGAGTACCAAGATGCACAGTGTTTTGCTACAGATGTCAGATTAATGTTCTCAAATTGTTACAAGTATAACCCACCTGATCATGAGGTGGTTGCTATGGCCAGAAAGTTGCAG gaTGTGTTTGAAATGCGTTTTGCAAAAATGCCTGATGAGCCGGTGGAGGTGGCCGGGGCGGGCGGTGTAGGCGGGGCCGGTGTGGTCAGTAAGAGTACTGTCAGCAGTGAGAGCAGTGGCGACTCCTCCACCTCTGACAGCTCCGACTCTGAGGAGGAGAGGGCCACCCGGCTCGCTGAGCTGCAGGAACAGGTGGGTGCGGAACAG TGTATCTCTTTGGAGCACCCCATTGGTAGCAGACAGGGGATAAAAAACGGGTGCACCAAGAATAATCAG CTGAAAGCCGTCCATGAACAGTTAGCTGCTCTTTCTCAGGCCCCCGTAAGTAAaccaaagaaaaagaaagagaagaaagaaaaagacaagaaaaagaatgaaaacaaacacaaccaATCCAAACCAGAGGAGAAAGGCAAGCCAGGACAGCCACCGAAACCAGCCCAGCAGAAAAAGGGTCCTGCCAGAAAGGTTAACAGCACTGTACCAAGCAACag GCAACCAAAGAAGGGTGGCAGAGGGCCAGGCTACGAGTCTGATGAAGAGATGTCGCTCCCCATGACGTACGATGAAAAACGGCAACTGAGCCTCGACATCAACCGGCTGCCTGGAGAGAAGTTGGGCAGGGTGGTCCACATCATTCAGTCCAGAGAACCTTCGCTGCGGGATTCCAACCCTGACGAAATCGAAATAGATTTTGAGACGCTCAAACCTTCCACTTTGCGTGAGCTGGAGCGATATGTCAAGTCGTGTTTACagaagaaacagaggaaacctccAC AGAAAGGAGGCTCAGGCCCGTCTCGACTCAGCGGCAGCAGCAGTTCCTCAGACTCGGGCAGCAGCACCTCCAGTGGTTCCACTTCAGACAGCAGTGACTCTGACTGa
- the brd3a gene encoding bromodomain-containing protein 3a isoform X3 — MSTVSSANPEAPAVTNPPPPEVTNPTKPGRKTNQLQYMQNVVVKTLWKHQFAWPFYQPVDAIKLGLPDYHTIIKNPMDMGTIKKRLENVYYWSASECMQDFNTMFTNCYIYNKPTDDIVLMAQALEKIFLQKVALMPQEEVELLPPAPKGKGRKPAGPGQQDGAVSSGSPTSVFPGATSPSSQTAVVSPAPVPTITPSLPALQNTTTAAVIPGMPPSQPTIKKKGVKRKADTTTPTTSAITASRSQSPTPLLESKQGKVASRRESTGRPIKPPKKDFEDGELGIQGSKKGRLSEQLKYCEVILKEMLSKKHAAYAWPFYKPVDAEALELHDYHEIIKHPMDLSTVKKKIDSREYQDAQCFATDVRLMFSNCYKYNPPDHEVVAMARKLQDVFEMRFAKMPDEPVEVAGAGGVGGAGVVSKSTVSSESSGDSSTSDSSDSEEERATRLAELQEQCISLEHPIGSRQGIKNGCTKNNQLKAVHEQLAALSQAPVSKPKKKKEKKEKDKKKNENKHNQSKPEEKGKPGQPPKPAQQKKGPARKVNSTVPSNRQPKKGGRGPGYESDEEMSLPMTYDEKRQLSLDINRLPGEKLGRVVHIIQSREPSLRDSNPDEIEIDFETLKPSTLRELERYVKSCLQKKQRKPPQKGGSGPSRLSGSSSSSDSGSSTSSGSTSDSSDSD, encoded by the exons ATGTCAACGGTCTCTTCAGCAAACCCAGAAGCTCCTGCTGTCACAAACCCTCCTCCCCCTGAGGTGACCAACCCTACCAAACCTGGTCGCAAGACTAACCAGCTGCAGTACATGCAAAATGTAGTTGTCAAGACACTGTGGAAGCACCAGTTTGCATGGCCTTTCTACCAGCCTGTTGATGCCATTAAACTTGGTCTTCCG GACTATCACACAATCATAAAGAATCCTATGGACATGggcaccatcaagaaaagactgGAGAATGTGTACTACTGGAGTGCAAGCGAGTGTATGCAGGATTTCAACACTATGTTCACAAACTGTTATATTTACAACAAG CCTACAGATGACATTGTGTTGATGGCACAAGCGTTAGAGAAGATCTTCCTTCAGAAGGTGGCCCTGATGCCTCAGGAGGAGGTTGAGCTTCTTCCTCCTGCCCCGAAGGGCAAAGGCCGCAAACCAGCAGGGCCTG GTCAGCAGGATGGGGCAGTCTCTTCTGGCTCACCCACTTCTGTTTTCCCTGGTGCCACCTCTCCGAGTTCACAGACAGCAGTCGTATCTCCAGCTCCAGTGCCCACCATCACTCCTAGCTTACCAGCTTTACAGAATACAACCACTGCCGCCGTGATACCTGGCATGCCTCCTTCTCAACCCACGATCAAA AAGAAGGGGGTAAAGAGGAAAGCAGACACAACCACCCCTACTACCTCTGCCATCACCGCCAGCAGGAGCCAGTCGCCCACCCCTCTTTTAGAGAGCAAACAGGGCAAGGTGGCATCCAGGCGAGAGAGCACCGGTCGCCCCATCAAACCCCCTAAAAAAGATTTTGAGGATGGAGAACTAGGCATACAAGGAAGCAAAAAGGGCAGGCTTTCAGAGCAGCTCAAGTACTGCGAGGTCATCCTTAAAGAAATGCTTTCAAAAAAGCATGCTGCATATGCCTGGCCTTTTTACAAGCCTGTTGATGCAGAGGCTCTCGAGCTACATGACTACCATGAAATAATCAAACACCCCATGGACTTGAGCACAGTGAAG aAAAAAATAGACAGTCGAGAGTACCAAGATGCACAGTGTTTTGCTACAGATGTCAGATTAATGTTCTCAAATTGTTACAAGTATAACCCACCTGATCATGAGGTGGTTGCTATGGCCAGAAAGTTGCAG gaTGTGTTTGAAATGCGTTTTGCAAAAATGCCTGATGAGCCGGTGGAGGTGGCCGGGGCGGGCGGTGTAGGCGGGGCCGGTGTGGTCAGTAAGAGTACTGTCAGCAGTGAGAGCAGTGGCGACTCCTCCACCTCTGACAGCTCCGACTCTGAGGAGGAGAGGGCCACCCGGCTCGCTGAGCTGCAGGAACAG TGTATCTCTTTGGAGCACCCCATTGGTAGCAGACAGGGGATAAAAAACGGGTGCACCAAGAATAATCAG CTGAAAGCCGTCCATGAACAGTTAGCTGCTCTTTCTCAGGCCCCCGTAAGTAAaccaaagaaaaagaaagagaagaaagaaaaagacaagaaaaagaatgaaaacaaacacaaccaATCCAAACCAGAGGAGAAAGGCAAGCCAGGACAGCCACCGAAACCAGCCCAGCAGAAAAAGGGTCCTGCCAGAAAGGTTAACAGCACTGTACCAAGCAACag GCAACCAAAGAAGGGTGGCAGAGGGCCAGGCTACGAGTCTGATGAAGAGATGTCGCTCCCCATGACGTACGATGAAAAACGGCAACTGAGCCTCGACATCAACCGGCTGCCTGGAGAGAAGTTGGGCAGGGTGGTCCACATCATTCAGTCCAGAGAACCTTCGCTGCGGGATTCCAACCCTGACGAAATCGAAATAGATTTTGAGACGCTCAAACCTTCCACTTTGCGTGAGCTGGAGCGATATGTCAAGTCGTGTTTACagaagaaacagaggaaacctccAC AGAAAGGAGGCTCAGGCCCGTCTCGACTCAGCGGCAGCAGCAGTTCCTCAGACTCGGGCAGCAGCACCTCCAGTGGTTCCACTTCAGACAGCAGTGACTCTGACTGa